From a single Sulfolobus sp. E5-1-F genomic region:
- a CDS encoding 4-hydroxyphenylacetate 3-hydroxylase family protein has product MRSKEDFLKSLRDGRTMYYRGKPVEDITTHQILKTAALHAAKLYEYPDRLYEDSKMGRISKFFKVPLTSQDLLDRHKLIYDLTMYCNGIFNISQAIGSDAIFALMITAKQVDRKYGTDYSKRIERYFERIAKEDLTLATAQTDVKGDRSKRPSEQVDPDMYVRIVDVKSDGIVVRGAKAHTTQSAVSDEIIVIPTRAMRDSDKDYAVAFAIPANTKGLKMYVRPIDEIEGNSSSILSRKDYELETLTVFDNVFVPWDRVFLFREYDYAGTLAMLFATFHRFTALSYRSATMNLFLGTSIVTSQVNGIENEKHVRDDIVDIILYKEIMRSSAISAAVYPVNMEGIAVPNPIFTNVGKLYSNMHFHDVVRDLIDIAGGIIATMPSQEDLESEEGKNIVKYLRGSVDGEERAKVLKLAKELGASTVTGYLLTGMIHAEGSMEASKIELFRSYNFKEAENLVKRILS; this is encoded by the coding sequence ATGAGATCAAAAGAAGATTTCCTAAAGTCCTTGAGAGATGGTAGAACTATGTATTATAGGGGAAAACCAGTAGAAGATATAACAACACACCAAATTTTAAAGACAGCCGCATTACATGCTGCTAAATTATATGAATACCCTGATAGGCTTTATGAAGATAGTAAAATGGGAAGAATAAGCAAGTTCTTTAAGGTACCATTAACATCACAGGATTTATTGGATAGACATAAGTTAATTTACGATTTAACGATGTATTGTAATGGTATATTTAACATTTCACAAGCAATTGGGAGTGATGCGATATTTGCACTTATGATCACTGCAAAACAAGTCGATAGGAAATATGGAACGGATTACTCAAAGCGTATAGAGAGATATTTTGAAAGAATTGCTAAAGAAGATCTAACTTTAGCCACTGCTCAGACTGACGTTAAAGGAGATAGAAGTAAGAGGCCCTCCGAACAAGTTGATCCAGATATGTACGTTAGAATAGTTGACGTGAAGAGCGATGGAATAGTAGTTAGAGGCGCCAAGGCCCATACTACCCAATCTGCAGTGTCTGATGAGATTATTGTTATACCAACTAGAGCAATGAGGGATAGTGATAAAGATTACGCGGTAGCTTTTGCAATTCCTGCAAATACTAAAGGCTTGAAGATGTATGTTAGACCAATCGACGAAATTGAGGGAAATTCCTCCTCAATACTCAGTAGAAAAGATTATGAGCTAGAAACTTTAACTGTCTTCGATAACGTTTTCGTTCCTTGGGATAGGGTATTTTTATTTAGGGAATACGACTATGCTGGAACATTGGCAATGTTATTTGCTACCTTTCATAGATTTACGGCATTATCGTATAGATCAGCAACTATGAATCTGTTCTTGGGGACTTCTATAGTAACATCCCAAGTAAATGGTATTGAGAACGAGAAGCATGTGAGAGATGATATAGTTGATATAATTCTCTATAAGGAAATTATGAGGAGTAGTGCAATATCTGCAGCTGTGTATCCAGTAAATATGGAGGGTATAGCTGTGCCCAACCCAATTTTTACTAATGTAGGGAAACTGTACTCAAATATGCACTTCCATGATGTTGTAAGAGATTTAATTGATATTGCTGGGGGAATAATAGCTACTATGCCGTCTCAAGAAGATTTGGAAAGCGAGGAAGGGAAGAATATTGTTAAATACTTAAGGGGCTCAGTGGATGGTGAGGAAAGAGCAAAGGTATTAAAACTAGCTAAGGAATTAGGGGCTAGTACAGTTACTG